In Sphaeramia orbicularis chromosome 9, fSphaOr1.1, whole genome shotgun sequence, the sequence tttctctctgtttatatTTAAAGTGTTTGTGGTAGATGTGAAACATACCTCAGCAGGCATATGCATGAGTAATACAGCAGCAATGGGAGCCTGAGCCTGACAGTATCCCTCCTCTGGTCTGTACAAAGTGTAGGCCTTAAGAACACGGAACAGGTCCTGCTGCCTACagttcatcaaaaaataaacacacacccTTTAAGAAGACAAAATAAATGTCAAACGGCACTTTGTTATCTATGCCGGTGTGTAACGTCACGTTGAATCAGGCAGAATCACAGTTTACCCGTGTCCTCCTCGAGCCACAAACATCTCATGAAATGGAAACTGTCGATGGAGGTCTTTCTCAATCACATCCAGCCATTTGGGGTCCCCTGGTTGGCTATCAAGCTCCtgcaaaacataaagaaaacactgTCAGAACGTtttattttacattcagttttgtATTTTCCACTTCACAGTACTTTACTGAAAAGATTAAAGCAATAACCATCAAATAGTGATTACTTTTACACTATTAAAAAAAGACTAACAGTAGGGCTCTGGTCTGGTCCAAAACACACAGAGGCTGTTAAAGAAAACTAACACTGTGTTTGTGACTGACCAGTTTTCGAAAGCTTCTACTGAAACTAGttaaaaatacagtgaaaaaaggaaagtaaAGAGGAAGTGAAAACGAGAGTCTCTGACCTGAAACTTTCCTTGGTTCTGCTCTCTCTTAACCTTCCCTCCGGACAAGTAGAGCCATGCACGGCCTCTGAGGGCAGGAGGGATACCTTTCTGACACCGCAGCCTCACCTGAGCCACACGAGAAAAGAAGGTTCACAAACCACACAAACCACAGCACAGCACAAAGGGAACAACACAATGACTAGCCACAAGCCAAGAAAGGCGCAAAACAAGCTGGTGGTTTCAGTCAGTGGTGAAAGTACTGGACTTGTGACTCGGTATTCGTTCCTTTTTCTGTATAAATGCAGTTTCTGTATCGGCTTGCAGACATAAACTGAACAGAATTACCACTGTCAAATCTCTGCAGTCATTAGACAGGTTGTGGAAAAAGTCTGATTATGACAGTATGACTATAAAAGATATCTGTGGATATTAGCCTTAATTTTAGAGATTTTCTCAGTTTAAAGCTCATGAGATGTGACTTACTGCTTGTTTGGATGTTGAGCTACTGTGTCAACTTCCAAATAAAGAAATATGTCTCTGCTAACACTATTTGAGTTTTGCTGATGTGCTGGACAAAAAAATAGATGTTACTCCAGTTCTTTAATATGCCATGGATATTATACTGCACTTGGACTGCTGTATATTAACTTCAGGACagtggtgtttgttttgtttgatatGTAGCTGACAGGGAGAGTATAACTGCTGTTGTACAATTACTGTGTATTGGAGGCCCACAATAAGGGATCAGAAACCCTGACCACTCAACCTTTAAACCTACCCAACATGACCAGTAGATAGTATTTGTTGCCTAACTCCCTGATACTTTTCAAACTGTGTTTTTCACACTAAAGAGCCACCTTGCAGCTCAATAAAGCCATACGTTATACTTGTGGCCCCTTTATTACAGTGCTGCATGAAGTCAAAACAGCTACACCCTGAATCTGAGACAGTGAATTTGTCACATGGTACATGGAGAGATAAGGGATGGGTCATGTCCTGCCCTGCTGCTGACTCATGGAAATGAGGAGAAGTTGCAGCTCTGCACTCAACTGCTCACAGAACCAGCTAAGCAAGTGAAGCTGCAAACAACGTGCCCACAACAGTCTTGTCCTTGTGCAATCAAATAATGGGGCACAGCTATTTGCCTTGTCTAATCATGTGTACAAAACAACTCTGAATTGAGAAACTGCTGCCTGGAGACAAAGATGATAAAATAGTTGAAATAGTTGaatagtacatttacatttaggtACCTTGGAAAAAAATGATTCATTCAAGATATGGAAACTCTAAATGCATCTTACCATATGCTTCTTGTGCAGGAATTTCTCGACATTTGCAAGGTTTAGGTGCAAGACCTTTATGTTTTTGCACAGAGACGAAGCTAAAAACTATGCTGAGATTATTCTAGTACTCTGGAGAGAAAATATACCAGATATGCCTGAAGAGACTCTTTATTACCAGGAAGTACTATTCATAAAACTGGCAACAATGGCAATAATGCAATACATTCATTTCTAATTTACTTCAGTTTACTAAGGTAAATAAATTATTTTATACAAAGTATTGCACTGTGGGTTGTTTAATGCTGTTAGGCTAGCAAGTGTAACTAAGTACTTTTAGAGTGATATTTTAGAGACTAACAGTGTTCACTTACTCCACTGTTTTTCTTACACTGAACAAATAAATGTCATACGTTATATGTCATAATAACTGATGAGTTCAGATCATCTCTTGATGTCTTTGAAGCAGAACAGAACACAGTGAAAATATGTCTGACAAAATGATTCTGGGAAGATTGTGAGAGCGAGAAATTGACTTGCTACATTAAGTAAACTGCTGGCGGCTGCAGAAATCTGAACAGTAACAGTGGTGTTTACTCACAATTTTCAAAGTTAGGAGAGAATTACTTCAGGGCACGGTCTTAACCCCACCAATGAGTACACTATTTAACTATATTTGTAGACCAAGTCTAAATATTACAATGCTATTAGCccaaaattatgtgaaaatgacTATCTTGGCAAACAGGGAAAACCCTGCCATGAAATGCAAACAAACATGTTGCTGGGTTAACTGACCTTATCGAATCTCTTGATCATCCACTTGTCCCAGTGGCTCAGCATGTCAAGCCACTTCACCTCCCTTTGCCTGAGTACCTCTGTAGGCACATCCTGAGCTCTAAGAACACATTGGAAAAGAAATTACATTCACATTTATGCTATAGTGCAGAAAATTACCTCTTCTCTGGGACTAAGCATGGTGAAAAGTGTATATATCATCGAATTAGGTCAACCTGACATAAATCTGTCAAAGAAAGTCAAATGTCAGAGGAGGGGCTGTTTATCTTTACACATCCATCACAAGGTCTGTGTGTGGCCATCTGACACACATGAAGTCAGCAAACTTTATGGCTTAAAAATATCTACTAGATTTGTTCTGAGGACACTGTAAACATGCTAACTCAGATGTAACCCAGTTAATGGCAATGCTTGTTAAAAATCAAAGTGCAACAAGGAGTTGTCTGCCTTATGATGTAACCTGTCTTAAAATATTTACAgtcaaccaagaaaaaaaaatgaaggactGCACTTTATATTCTCTGACTGAAAACGTGGGCAACCCTAGCTTATATTATGAATGAGGTCTGCTGCTTTACTATGCTATGTAATTATCTCATCAGCACAGGCCTGTAATTGTAGGGTTCAATCATCTTCAAAGAGAGCTTTTTAAAACTTAGGACAGCCCTCTTTATATAAAAAGAGGCAGTGAGGCTAGCCTATATATTGTGAATCAGTACAACAATATCTTCCACTCTAGTTTGAGCTTTAGAACCTATAATGTCATGATGGGTTAGTTCTAATTACTGCCAAGCATTGTAAGTTAAACCCTATGACTTTTGACTACCTACAAAACTAAGAGCCAAGTGAGGCCCTCCAGTAAAGAGGCACCAGAGCTGTGGTTCCAAGTCTGCCAAAACTCCAGAGAACAGGAAGCTTGAAGCCAGCGCTTGGCACAGCTTTCACTCACTCCTTCCACTATTTCAGGCCAGTAATGTAGGCTTTAGGCCCCCAGTGAAAGGACAGAGAGAAAAACAGATCACTGTAGCTTGTTTGAACGGCTGTCACTAAATTCATTTGATTAGACCAACCACAAGAGCTGCTTTGTTATCAGAAATAATCTGTAGTAATAATCAGACCAGAGAATTTACATGGTTTTCTAAAAATTTCCACACAAAATACTATAAGAGGGAAATccattacaaaacaagacaagaatCAGAAATTACACAAGCCAATTTGATAAACGTTAAAGATTAAGAATGGCATTGTTTTGTGATCCATCTCCTTCCTGTAAGTCCAAGCGTTGTTTCTTTAATATGGGCGATGCACACAGTGGACATTAAAAACACAGGGTGCCACGCAGCTGGGTGGGAACGTCTGTTGTGCACTGGCACCAAAACATCAACACTGACACAACTTGTAATGAAATGTCACCATAACACGCTGCGATCTCATCTTAAGCTGAAATGGATTTGCACAATGCTACctatattaaagttaaatttgACCAAACATGGCAAATAACATCGATTAAATGGCATTAACGCACAACAATGTAGTGTTGAAACAAACTTACGATTCCTCCGAGTACTGTTGTGCCCCACCAATAAATCCATATTTATCCGTTTGTCTCTCGCTTGTGAAGCCGTTGATCTCAGAGTCAGATCCCAGAGAGCTTTCGTCGTCTATATGACTGCTGCTGATAGTCCGGATACTTCTTGTGTCCACTGACTGACGGCCGTTCTCTATTTTGGCCATGGTAGCTAGACAGCTAGCTGGTTAGCCAAGCTAGGTAACGTCAGCAAGCTCGTTGACAGCCCAAAGTCAAAACTGCTCCTCTCCATATGTTGTCCGATCAAACAGTATCGACGCCATGATTTCTCGATGCGAGTTAAACTTCCAAACTAATTAATCGCTATTTTACTTTTGGTAAACGCTGTCAAACGTTACAGCTGTCAGAGCCCATACATCAAAGAGGTAATGCGTTAGCTAGCTAGTTTAAGTTGAATGCTAAAGTCGGATTTAACATTAGCTAGCTAACGTCAGGTTGCTAACGTAGTCTGTGTGAACAACCCGTGCCAACACAGCCAAAACTATTTTTGTACCGCCTGCACCTTCAAACAAAGCAACTTTTACTTAACTTTCATAATCCACAAATATGTAAACTGCCTTCTTAACTATCTTAACACATTCTCAGCCAGCAGTGGTAAGGTTCGCTGCCCTGCCATCCCGAGTGCGGTGGACAGATTTAGCCTCGACCCGCAGTCTGCCGTCCTGGGCTGCTTTGAGTTCAGCCTTGACTGGATAGTACGGTCACCCCTACTGGCCGATTAGGGAACTACATCTTATGTCTGTTCTGCTCAGTGTACCAGCTCACACCTATGGTTTACactaataatgacaaatccaaataaCCCGTGATATTTCAAGCAAGTCCCAAACTAATCTAAACAACTAGGTGCTTCTCTATTTACCAGCAATCTTGGGACTTTTGTGCCTCTGCTGATCAAAATGTATTCATGCTTACTTCACTTGAATCACATTAATACATTTCTTATAGTCACAAGAAAGAcaactgtttttattcttttatttaatgAACGTTACTGACCTCTACACAGTCTATGGTTGTCACAATTTATCAAACAACAGATTAGATTTTATTAACAATTAGTTCAACAGTGGGAAGTCATAGCAAGCCAAATCTGTGTGGGAAAACTTAACATTTAAGAATGACATGGTTTTCACATGTAAATGCTTTTACAAGTACAGTATGATTTCTTTTATAAAACTCAAATTACATGACTGAGTAAGAAAACATCCACATTGGAAATGTTGACTTGTTGCATGGCTCACTTCTTTCTTCCACCTCTCTCCTTCAGTGCCAAGTGAATGACTGAGCCATTGCACATGTTGTAATAAGCCAGAGAGTTGGAATCCTTGATAAAAATACCCTAGAAAGGAAGAAAATACACAACTCTTATTATGAAGTCATTTATATCGTTACAAATAAGACTATGATCCAAATAAAAGGTACAAGAAAAGTTTACCTCATATTGTAACTTCTGTTTTCCAGCTGGCATGCCTGTGGCTTCATGGATTTTGACTTTGATAACAGATACCTGTGGACACGTTGCATTTACAGATTGAACTGACAGTAGATGCACTGATCTATGCTCATTACACAAAGACCTAAAATATTGAATAATATAGACATGACATACCTGGTCTGTGAGTGGGACAGTGAAATTCAGCACTTGGCCGCTCAGCTTCCATTCAGTCTTATCCTGCATGTTGGGGACTTGCACTTTAACTGCCACTGGACCCTAGATGAGGAAAAATATATCATGTGAGTCCAGGTAAACCTTAGCAACTTTGGGAAGCGCAATTATTGGTGATGTGACAGGCCCAGGTAGTATTTTGTACAcatgtacatgtatttattaCATTTGCTTTATATAAGGAAGAATAAATGATGCTTATTTCATGACAGCTAAACTTAAAGGATGTTCTATACTTCCATTAtttagaaactaaaaaaaaaaacattcaacactTCACAGTACCAGAAAACATCCTTAACTTGGACTTTGGTGTTCTGTTTACATATTGCATGACATTTCTTGGCTCTAACCTTGTTTCTACGCAGAAACTCATCCTCTGGAATGAGGTTGTCCTCTGTTTTCATCTTCTTGCTGACTGGTTCATCCTCATGGGGAGGGGGTGGGTGGGCTGGAGGTGCAGGAACAGAGCTTGGGGGTTGTGGTACAGGAGGAGCTGGAACAAATGCTGGAAAAGGATGCATATTTTAATTTTAACTGAAGAAACAGGAAGACCCAACAGATAATTACAAGACAGTTAATTGTGCTGGCCAGTTTTGATTCAGTTTAATAAACAAATTTAATGACattccaaataaatacataaaacagtcCAAAATGGAAAAATAGCTGTTATTAACAATGGATATTTAGTGTCAATAAAAAACTTAATCGTACCAGCTGGAACCACCATTGGGGGTGGTCTGGGGGCCATGATGTGGGGTGCTGAAGGTGGCATGGGAACCACATTGATGCGAGGAGCAGGAATCATGGGAGGCATTGATGTTATGACTTGGCCTGGTGCTAGGCGGACCACAGGAGCTACAGGTGGCCTTGGAATTACAGGCACAGCAGACAGCAGAGTGGTGCGCACTGGAGGAGCCACCTATTTACAAGCACATTAAGTGgttagaaaaaagaaataaagataaTTAAGGAATGAAGTGTTCTTAAAGTAACTTACAGAGGAGGGTGGACGAGGCACTGCTGTGATAGGAGTGGGTTTAGGTAAACTGACAGAAGATGAGGGGATTGGAGGCTGATGATGAATTTCACTGGGCTTGCTTGGGCCAATTTTCTCTTTAGTGTCATCTTCTCCAACCAGCCCTTTGGCCTTGTGGATGGCTTCAATCTGCTCTTGGAGAGTGATATTGGCCTGTGCTGCTTGCTGGGTACGTGCCATACTTCCTGAATGACCATCCCATGTAACCTGGTGTGAAAAGAGGAACAACTCTATCATAATGCATTCATTTACATAAGACTACTAACAAAACCACATCATATAACCTGGTAAAAGCATGTACCTTTTCCTCTGGTTTCTGGATTTCTTCTTCACCAATCTTTTTACCAATGGCCGTTTCTTCCACACCAAAGATATCAGTACGCCTCTCAGCAAGTTGTTTCAAGCTGCTCTCAATATCCAGGCCAGGAGCATAAACTTCATCCTCTGTCTGCCTCTCTCTGATGCTGCGGTCCCTTTGCTCCAGCCAGCGTGGATCCAGAAGACCAATACGCATGTGCTCTTGCATCTTACTGGCTGGAATCTTCTCACCAGTAATTGGTGAAATGAGGTACTCATCTGGAACTGATATTGAGGGCTGAGGCTTGGAAGCTGCAAAGAATATAGAGCACAAGGTTAAAATACATTGTAATGGCATGCTATCCACAGCATATTTCCTCCTCTTTAATCATGTGTTACCTTTGGGATCATAGTCTTTGCGAATAATAACTTGGTCTGGTGTTGGGGGCAGTGGAGGTGGCATGGGGTTGTCTGGTGGCAGTGGTGCTTTCATGCCATCATCCTCTTCATCAGATCCCTGGAGACAGCAGAAAGGAAACAATGAGTTGTTATCACCACCAAGCATTTTTTGTTCTTATAAAAATAGTTTTGGCAAAACATTAGTGTCAAAATCATCACCATTATCTCAAACTTCTATTATAACTGCATTCtgttttttctctgttgttttacCTCATCCATATCCTGCACTTGTGTGTCCTGATCTGGCTGTGAGGGCTGGCCATCACGCCGATCCTCAcgttcatcctcctcatcctcactcTCAACTTCCATTTCCACCTCTTCACTTTCCCCATACTTCTCATAGCGCTCTTGGATTAGGATGCGAGCACCAAGCTCCTCTGGTGTAGTAGGTGGAGGAAAGTGGCCTGTAGACAAAGACATCATGATAGAAATGTAAATCTGGCTACAGTTAGGGCTAGTATAGTTGATTATAAACATCATGGCATATTTTACCTTGCTCATTAGGCTGGAAATCCACAGTTTCCACCACTACAAAGTCGTGCCAATCAATTTGGGCATAAGccactctctctttctccctttcctcctcctccttctttctctcaCGCTCCTGGAACTTTGCCCACTCAACACGATACCTCACCTGGTGATAATGTAGTACAACAGCTAATTAACATGGCAAACACACAGTTGCATACTATACTTACTCTAAACAACATCTACAAATATTACCTGGTCCATAACCTCTCTtggattttctgcctctttcTTTAGCTTGTTTAGCAGGCCTTTGGGAGGGATCAGAATCTACAGGTCGAGAGACGAGGTCAAAATAAATGTCA encodes:
- the sf3a1 gene encoding splicing factor 3A subunit 1 isoform X1: MPPGPVQIVQPETNKNDAAEETPATKPIVGIIYPPPEVRNIVDKTASFVARNGPEFEARIRQNEINNPKFNFLNPNDPYHAYYRHKVNEFKEGKAQEPSAAVPKVMQQQAMQQQQLPQKVQSQVIQETVIPKEPPPEFEFIADPPSISAFDLDVVKLTAQFVARNGRQFLTQLMQKEQRNYQFDFLRPQHSLFNYFTKLVEQYTKILIPPKGLLNKLKKEAENPREVMDQVRYRVEWAKFQERERKKEEEEREKERVAYAQIDWHDFVVVETVDFQPNEQGHFPPPTTPEELGARILIQERYEKYGESEEVEMEVESEDEEDEREDRRDGQPSQPDQDTQVQDMDEGSDEEDDGMKAPLPPDNPMPPPLPPTPDQVIIRKDYDPKASKPQPSISVPDEYLISPITGEKIPASKMQEHMRIGLLDPRWLEQRDRSIRERQTEDEVYAPGLDIESSLKQLAERRTDIFGVEETAIGKKIGEEEIQKPEEKVTWDGHSGSMARTQQAAQANITLQEQIEAIHKAKGLVGEDDTKEKIGPSKPSEIHHQPPIPSSSVSLPKPTPITAVPRPPSSVAPPVRTTLLSAVPVIPRPPVAPVVRLAPGQVITSMPPMIPAPRINVVPMPPSAPHIMAPRPPPMVVPAAFVPAPPVPQPPSSVPAPPAHPPPPHEDEPVSKKMKTEDNLIPEDEFLRRNKGPVAVKVQVPNMQDKTEWKLSGQVLNFTVPLTDQVSVIKVKIHEATGMPAGKQKLQYEGIFIKDSNSLAYYNMCNGSVIHLALKERGGRKK
- the sf3a1 gene encoding splicing factor 3A subunit 1 isoform X2 produces the protein MPPGPVQIVQPETKNDAAEETPATKPIVGIIYPPPEVRNIVDKTASFVARNGPEFEARIRQNEINNPKFNFLNPNDPYHAYYRHKVNEFKEGKAQEPSAAVPKVMQQQAMQQQQLPQKVQSQVIQETVIPKEPPPEFEFIADPPSISAFDLDVVKLTAQFVARNGRQFLTQLMQKEQRNYQFDFLRPQHSLFNYFTKLVEQYTKILIPPKGLLNKLKKEAENPREVMDQVRYRVEWAKFQERERKKEEEEREKERVAYAQIDWHDFVVVETVDFQPNEQGHFPPPTTPEELGARILIQERYEKYGESEEVEMEVESEDEEDEREDRRDGQPSQPDQDTQVQDMDEGSDEEDDGMKAPLPPDNPMPPPLPPTPDQVIIRKDYDPKASKPQPSISVPDEYLISPITGEKIPASKMQEHMRIGLLDPRWLEQRDRSIRERQTEDEVYAPGLDIESSLKQLAERRTDIFGVEETAIGKKIGEEEIQKPEEKVTWDGHSGSMARTQQAAQANITLQEQIEAIHKAKGLVGEDDTKEKIGPSKPSEIHHQPPIPSSSVSLPKPTPITAVPRPPSSVAPPVRTTLLSAVPVIPRPPVAPVVRLAPGQVITSMPPMIPAPRINVVPMPPSAPHIMAPRPPPMVVPAAFVPAPPVPQPPSSVPAPPAHPPPPHEDEPVSKKMKTEDNLIPEDEFLRRNKGPVAVKVQVPNMQDKTEWKLSGQVLNFTVPLTDQVSVIKVKIHEATGMPAGKQKLQYEGIFIKDSNSLAYYNMCNGSVIHLALKERGGRKK